The genomic segment tggttttacatgttttcactgttttctaaaaatttgAACCATCCCCCAAAGCACATGTTTTTagaatcatttttcttttttgccttcAAGGCAGCGTGAGCTGAAATATGAGTCAAAAGTGAACTTAAAAATCAACTTATTTGAGTCATCCATCACAGTCAACATTaagttagttttattttatgtcaAGAGTTCTGTCTGCATTCTCAGATATGAGaatggtgtgttttggtgcattcaAGTGCTTGTGGGAGATGCCAGCATCAGAAACATAAGGAGTCCACTCAATTTACTCAGCAGCAACAAACAGCACCAGCATAACTCACATCAGCTTGCTTGTCTTCATGTTTCACAGCCCTTTTGGCAGTGGATTCCCACATTACAATAACTGAACTTCAACAAAAAGGTGCGTTCACAACAGCTTCAAAGAAACTTAATGTTCACTGTGATGGACTTCCTGTTTCAAATGAGTTTTGATTCATTTGAAGATAGTTATCATGCTATATTACCACAATCAGACACTAACAGCTAGATTGAGGGTGGGAAACCAATCTAAAACTCTGAGATatgttttgggaaataattgcaAATAATCCTAATGTATGTGCACTTCATCAACTTTTGTTTATGAAACGCAAACCCCCAGAATGATTcgtacaaaacaaagaaaaggagatATGATTATTCATGCTAATTTAAATTTACTCATTCCTTAGTAGTATTTGCTCCTTATATTTACATTTGACCTGATGTGTCCATGCCCATCAGCAAAGAAATACTATGAGGGTTTACTTAAAATGTTAAGCATGTAAATACAAGCACAGGTGCATGAAGTGGTTGCGGTTGGTTATTTCcgttccttattttttaaaaagaatactTACGAAGACGATTGCTTAGCGTCCTTTGAACAGCTTTGGCACACAGGCTTCCATTTCTGACCTTATTTGATTCATTAGCCTCGGTCAGGCTTGTGCCCACAATACAATCAATTCACCATGTGAGGCGATATAACAACAAAGTCAAAGTGccttattttgcatttcttagACTTTGAGCATCTCTCTTCAAGGAAAGCCACAGGCTTTAAGAGAGTGCAGTCTAAAGGCATCTGGCTTGCTCActtgtttgctgttgtttgtttccAACATACGTCATACTGCAAAATGTTGAGTCACCTTGTAAGTGCCATCCTCTGAGCTTTTCATCGCCTCAAAAAGTTGAGAGTGTTTCTTAAAAGCACTTGGTGAAACATCAATTCGCCTGTGAGAAAGAAACACAGTTAAGGCAAGAAAATTAAGACAGCTCATGAACTACAGTACTCGTGCCAGTTAGCACACAAACTGTGAGCTACACTGAATCGGAAAGgcaacataaaacagaaaaaaaggaaagataCACTGCCGGGAAAATAAAACTAACCTCCACCAAGCATGAGAACATATAAGCCAAGATAGTCTGTTGATTATCAGGTAGGAAAGGTGAGAGAAATACCTGAAAGCTGTTAAAAGAGGAGGTGAAGCCACAGCACACTGAAGGTGAGAGGGTCACTCAATAGGCGACTCTACCTGTGTATCTCTGGGCTTTTTCTTGGCTTCATCATTTCCTTCTCTGCAGCTTGTCTTTGGTACAAGGTGAATCTCTCGTTTAGAGTCATGCCACAAGATGGAAAGTGCTGAGCTGTAAGGATAAACGGCAAGAAATAAAGTTTTTGGTCATAATTGAAGCTGTTTACTAGGCACTGTAGATAACTCAGTCAATGAGCAAGACTGTTTTGTGGTGCCAATATCAGATGTGTATATGATTTTGGCATCATGGTAAAGAAGCCTTTACCCTGTATTATTTCCTGCTATGTTTGCCAAGTCTACTGTTGTGCATTTCaagctttttttgtttaacttcaACTCTTGGAGATCAGAAATCCAGTAtctcaaattattaaaatatttcctCGGAACAAAAGAAATTACAATACAGAAACATCCAACTTCTGAAAAATCTTTTCATTTATGCACTCAATGCTTGGTTTTGGCTTCTTTGCAAACAATTGTTGCATCAGTGCGGCGTGGCATGGCGTGGAGGCAGTCAGCTTATGGCACTGCAGAAGTGTACTGAagcccaggttgctttgatagCAGCTTTCAGTTCGTCTGTATTTTGGGATGAGTGTTTCTTATCTTCCTCTTGATAATAATTCAAATGAGGTTCCACTGGGTAGCAGTCAGTTGAGTTGGCTGACCAATCAAGCACAGCAATATCATGGTCAGTGAACCATTAGGTAGCAGTTTTGTCACTGTAGGCAGGTGCTAAGTCCTGCTGGAAAAGAAAACCAGCATCTCCATAAAGTTTGAGAGCAGATGGAAGCATGAAATGCTCTCAAGTCTCCTGGTAGATGTTGCGGTACTTCGGACACAGTGCCACCAGATAGCATGACATCCCAAATCTTTACAGACTGTGAAAAATTGACTTTAAGCACCATGGACTTTGCTTCCCACTTTTCCTTCAGACTCTGGGACCTTGATTTCCAAATAAACTTTAATTCACTGCACAAATGCATTTCATGTGAAAAAAGGATTTTggaccactgagcaacagtccagTTCTTTTTCTTGTTATCCCAGGTAAGACACTTCAGACACTTTCTCTGGCTGACAAGTGGCTTAATATTAGAAATATGACAGTTGAAGCTCCTTTCCTGAAGACTGTTAGTCTGCATTTGGTGGCTTTTGATGCGCTGACACCAGCCTCAGTTTGCTGCTTGTGAAGCTCTCCCATGTTAGGTAATCAACTTTTTTTGACAATTCTTTCAAGGTTTTGGTCATCCTTGTTGCTTGTGCACCTTTTCCTACCACATTATTGTCTTCCAGTCAACTTTCAATAAATATGATTTGGTATAGCACTCTGCCAAGGGCCAGCCCTTTCAGTAATGACCCTTTGTGGCTGAGACTCCTTGTGGAGGGTGTTGATAATCGTCTTCTGGATGACTTATAAGTTAGCAGTCTTCCCCATGACTGTTTGCATGTACTGAACTAGACCGAGAGATACAGGTATTTTGAGAtactggatttttgtttttcatgagcTATATAAGTCATAATCATCacagtaaagacaaaaaaaaaaacttgaaataatTTACCCTTTGCACAATGAGTCTAGAATATATTCAATGTTCACTTTCTTAAATAGCAGAAAATATTAAGCTTCATCACATTGTTCTATTTTTATACACTACCAAATGATTTCCTTCCTTACTGAAAATGTATCAGATTAAGTTATGGTGAACTGTGAAGAACAGGTCAAGGTACAGCTAAAACACAGAGCTGACTCACCTTTGATGTGGTGAACAATGGCAACAATGTGCTGAGCAAACAGCTCAGAGGGACTCCTCTGTAACTGAGCAGTCTGAACATGCTGAAATATGGAGCGAAACTGCTGATCCTTTTTTGAGGCCTGCACAAGGTCCTGAGACAACTGTCGCTCTTCAGCTAAAATATCTGAAgagctgaaatgacaaaaacacgttCTTAAAtcttttgtgcttcattttttctttaaataggCAAATGTGTTGTTCTCTCATCAGATAAAACCACATTAAAACAAGAAATGGAGCAAGAAAATAGTTGGTGAAAAGACTCACAAAGGGACCTAAAACCAATATATGACTCTCACCTCATCAGGCTATCTCCAAGGAAATCCATTCTAACATTAAATTTTGCTTCCTGTTTTCTAGAAGACATTAGAGGCGAGTCTTCTCCCCTGACCAGAAACATCTCTCTGTCAGAGTTCCTCCTTTGTGGCAGTGCTGGAGCTGGGATAGATGGAGATTTTACCATCTTCCTGGTTTTAGAACTTATGTCTGGTGACAGTTCTTCAAATTTTCCCGTCAACTCCCTTTTGGCAAGGGTAGCAGCAATGGCTGCTGATTTATCCTGCTTTCCACTGAGATATATCTCCTCTGCCATCGAATCAAGGTCACTATTAGCAAACTGGGAGTAGGCTGCATTCTGCCACTTGCCAAAACATTCTTCAAACAGTTCTCGGGCTGAGTGAGTGACCTTGCTCTTTGGCTTAGAGGTGTGATCCCCATTCTGCCAGTCtttttgaagtgattttgaaTGAGGCTTCACTATCATCTCAACTTCTTCCTCCCCATCAGCAGACAGAAACGGAGAAGCTTTCAAAAAGCTGTTCAGAGACACTTCACCATCAATGTCCTCTTTGTATTTACTTGATACTGGGTCAGAGATAGCTGCAGATGCTTTGCCATTTATATTCCCTTCATCATTTGCTTCTGTGTTCTTGTCACTTTCCCAAGCAGatcttgcttttttgttttgctcctcCAAAAacctaaacaataaaaaggagaaaaagagcTATATATATCAGCAAACAAGAAGATATTTCAAAGCAACACTGATATATGGGCAGTGGGTAAGTATgttataaatgaaaatgaaaacataaaagcatAATGAAATGGATCAAATAACAATGTTCTCTTCAAAAGACAAATATTTTGAATCCCACTCAATCTCTAAATCTTACTTTGGTCTGTTATCAGATACACAGTTTACTCATAGTCTTTAAAGCCAAGTAAATGCCAAAATTAAAGTGTTGTCTGGGTTACCAAAAGAACCAAACAATAATTCATGTTTTAGGTTGTTGAAACAATGTCAAAATTAAGAGAAAAATTGGCCTTACTTCCTGAAGGCATTGGAGATTGCGGTTTTATCTCCATCCATGTATTCCTCGCTGGAGAAGAAGTCAAAGCTGGAAAGCATTGGATTTAGACCTTCAtgattgggtttttttgttgagGATGAATT from the Acanthochromis polyacanthus isolate Apoly-LR-REF ecotype Palm Island chromosome 12, KAUST_Apoly_ChrSc, whole genome shotgun sequence genome contains:
- the thrap3a gene encoding thyroid hormone receptor-associated protein 3 isoform X3; this encodes MSRSTKSASRSRSRSRSRSRYHSTSRSRSRSRSRSRKHRYSSRSRSRSRSHSPSHNRDKKYSRGYQNSREFRGYHRGFRRPYNFRGRGRGYFPRGRYQRGGGGYNNNNYRPNWKNYKQNPQKQQQQQQQQQQQQNHSRGRSHNQQKRSGSPPRGHSRHSDRSSSPLSRHSQHSSSSSHSSSPKCRPALLLAIQNCKDVKEEQLASKEAQKGGGGDEESAEHVGLLAGDAREGAGSGKTEGNWQGLPDCSSSPRNNSPLASSTVIVGQKSQTNNQSSPSKITNDSSNGASTWQRVCNSSSTKKPNHEGLNPMLSSFDFFSSEEYMDGDKTAISNAFRKFLEEQNKKARSAWESDKNTEANDEGNINGKASAAISDPVSSKYKEDIDGEVSLNSFLKASPFLSADGEEEVEMIVKPHSKSLQKDWQNGDHTSKPKSKVTHSARELFEECFGKWQNAAYSQFANSDLDSMAEEIYLSGKQDKSAAIAATLAKRELTGKFEELSPDISSKTRKMVKSPSIPAPALPQRRNSDREMFLVRGEDSPLMSSRKQEAKFNVRMDFLGDSLMSSSDILAEERQLSQDLVQASKKDQQFRSIFQHVQTAQLQRSPSELFAQHIVAIVHHIKAQHFPSCGMTLNERFTLYQRQAAEKEMMKPRKSPEIHRRIDVSPSAFKKHSQLFEAMKSSEDGTYKVTQHFAV